The sequence below is a genomic window from Chondrinema litorale.
TTTTTCAAGTTGAAATAATGAACCAGATAAATTATCAGAAAAAAATGGGCTTATTAAGTATCCTAACAAATATATTGGTAATAATGAAAATGTAATAACTGCAGACTTTTCAATTTTAGGATTATTAATTATAAAAATTAAAAATGATAGTATACTCCAAATTATAACAAGAAAACTATTTACTCTTACAAAAAATAGTGGAAATCCAAATATAGCATAAGTTGAAATTGATTGAATTAAGTTGAGTTTCTTATTATTTTTCATTCATTATATCTTTATTGATAATATCTGCTAATAATAATGCTGATTTTTTCCAACTAAAGTTTTTGGCATTTTCAATGCCTTTATTTCTTAATTTATTCCTTAATTCAGTATCATTGATTAATAATTCTATTTTTTCTTTAATATCATTTGGGTCTTTTGGATTACAGTATAAAACAGAATCTTTCATCACCTCTGGAAGCGAAGATACATTAGAACAAATTACTGGTAGGCCACAATTTTGAGCTTCTATTGGTGGTATTCCAAAACCTTCATAAAATGAGGGAAACACAAAAAATAATGCATTAAAATATAATTCTTTCAGTTCTTTATCTGAAACCCTACCAACAAATTTAACCCTATCTTTTTTATTATAATCAATTTTATAAGTCTCATTTTCATAGATTTTATTTGATATATCTCCAACTAAAATTAACTCCAAAACATTATCATCAATTTTATTAAAAGCTTCTATTAATCCTTTAAAGTTTTTTTGAGGCTTAATAGATGAAACAGATAAAATATATTTATTCGTATTGATATTATTCTTTTCAATTGTTTTTAATTTCTCAAAAAATCTTGAAACTCCATTATATATTACCGATACTTTTTCAGTAGAAACATCATAAAAACCGCATATTTCATTTTTTGAAAACTCACTTACAGTTGCTATATATTTTGCTCTTCTTAAAATTATTGGTATGGCTATTCTATAATAAGCTCTAAAAAATATAGAATAATTTTTTGGATATCTAACAAAGCTAATATCATGAATAACAGCAATCTGTCTTGATAATAATATTGGAGCAGTATTACCAAAATTAATTAAAAATGCATTGTTTTTCTTAATCCATATTGGTAATTCAATTTGCTCCCATATCACACCACTAAAACACCCTACTTCTATAATATTGCAATTAAACTCTGAGTTAGCCTCATCCAATCTTGATGAGGCTTTAGGCATTAAAATCCTAATATCTGAATATATTTTAAGTAACTCTTTGGTTAATTCTATAGCAAACCTTTGTACACCTGTTAATGGTTGACTTAAAAATCTACCATTGATAGCAACTTTCATTTAAATTTTTAAGATTAATTTTTTTTCTGTTTCTAAAAGCAGCTGATTATAAGCCATACCTAAAAACAACCAAATTGATAAATAAAAAATTTCTGGAACTGATATCATTAATGTTATATACATTACAATTAATGAAAACTTTAGCCCCCAATTTCTCTCCGATCTTTTTAACTTAAAAATGGGATAGAAAAACACAAATGTCAAAAAAAGAAAACCTAAATACCCATTATTAACTAAAATACAGGAAAAATAATTTGTAGCCCTAATGTAACCAAACCCTATTCCGAATAATTGATTCCATATGGGCATATTTATAAAATATTTTAGATGAATTAAGAAATGATCAAAGCGCTGAGTCCCAGAACTATTTTGTAAAGTAATTTTTTCAACTAATGAAATCTCTATAAACTCGACTAGGTATGGAAAAAAAATAATTGTCGATATTATTAATAATAATATTCCGTAAAAATTATATTTATTTGAGATCCCCTTATAATATAATCGACAGACAAAATAAATAAATATTCCAATTACAAATGTGGTTGAAAAGGTTAAAAATAAGGTAACTATTACAAGGATAGAAAACTTAATTTTTTTTATATGAAAAAAATAAATACCTACTGGTAGTAAACTAAAAACATACATTGATGGCTCATTAGTTAAACTTTTAAAACGGAGTAAATGATAACCAAAAATATTCATCCCTTGTGCTGAGCTACCTTTATTTATACCATTCACTACAACAGGTAAATCGCCAAAATATCTGTTTGAAATAAAATCTCCACTTTTACCATTACTAAATAAGTAATAGATGAACTCATAACATCCATAAAAAATCATTAACAAAACACCAAGAAGAATGTACTTATCATGCTTGGTTGCATCATAAAAAAATAGCACAAATAAGAAAAAAAGTATACATGCGATAAAATATATACTTTGCGTAAACAAGCTTTTTTTCAAAATAATATTAGAATCTTCACTTATAAAAACAACATCAATTGGCTCAGGAAGAAGATTTAATAAAAAAGATAGAAAGAGTAATATCTGTGATGCAAAACTATATAATATAAAAAACAAGAAAATTAACACAAACAATAAAAAGTATTGAGATACTTGTTTTTTAGAGAGCAAAAAAACTATAGGAAATGATAAAAAAGCAAAAATATATCCTGGTATACTTCCTTTTATAAAAGGAAACATAATATATGATGTAATAAAAATAAATATAAGCCAAATGCTTAAATAATTTTTTAAATGCCTATTTTCGTATAAGTACAATTTATTCTATTTAAATATCTCCCTTGTAAAAAATTATTTTTCACCTTCAGACCATATCTTTTTCCCAGTCTTAAAATATTTATAATAATTAGCAAGATTATTTGATAAAGACTTTCCAAATATTACTCTCACTTTCTCATATATCCTAAGTCTCAACTTCCAAAAAAATAATTCTTTAGAGAAATTATTAATATTATTAACTTTCCTAGCCAAACTAGTTTCTTTAGCAGCCTCCAATCTCGAATTTAAACTATTACTTACTCCACCTATTCTCATACCTACAACTGTAACATTATCTACAAACATAGCATCACGATCAGTCTTTTTAAGTTCCCTTAGAATAAATTCATAATCTCCTGCTAATTTAAAAGAAGAATTAAAATAACCATATTCTTTAAACAAGCCTATGTGATGAAATGTACCACAATGCATAAAAGTCATGTAGTTTTTGATTTTTGGCTTACATATACTCCAAGGTTTGCCCTCTATACTTAGAATATTCAGATTCTTTTCAGAAACTATATTTACCTTTCCATATAATAATCGAATTTTTCTTTCTTTAGCATCCAATAATTCTTGGTATAGTTCATCCAAAACATTCTTATTCCACAAGAAATCATCAGATCCAATAAAACAAATCCATTCACCGCTAGCTTTTTTTAGTCCTTTATTCCATGCATCATAAATTCCCTCATCGCTTTCAGATATCCAATAATGTAAATTTTTATCGTAAGTTTTGATAATTTCTACAGAACCATCTGTAGATCCACCATCTATCACAATAACTTCAACTTCAGGATAAGTTTGTTTAATACAGCTTTCTAAACATTGATTCAAATAGGAAGCACTATTATAAACCGCAATAATTATCGATATCTTTGGCTTACTAGAATTCATCATATATAGAAAAGCATTTATTTATAGTAGTAATAAGATTTTTAATTTGACGATTTATATTATAATGGAATTGCATCCTTAAAAAATTTACTAGTGTTCAAAACACTTTAATACTTATGAGCACTTATCATTAATATTAATAATAAGTGCTTTTTGAAATATTAGAATCAATTATTTGCCAAATTGAATTCACATATCGTTCTTTTGAAAATCTTTTGCTAGACAATAGTGCTTCTTCACAGTAAGATTTATAAATATTTTGGGATTTAACCATTTCTAACATTAGGGAATGCAACTCTTGATCATCTTCAAATTTATGATACAACAACCCATTAATACCATTATTGATCAATTCAATTGTACCACCACTAGAAAACCCAATCACAGGTATTCCCCTAGACATTGCCTCAATAGTTACTCTTCCCATACCTTCAAATTGAGAACACATCAGTAAGACATGAGTATTTATATATACACTCTCTACATCAGTAATATACCCTGTAAACTTTACTTTTTCTTTTAAACCATTCAATAAAACATAATTTTCTAAATCATGTAAATATTTATCATCACCATCTCCAACAATAAATAAATTCGAGTTTTGAAAATTATCGTTAAATCTCTTAAAAGCTTTTAGTGCTACATGTTGCCCTTTAGTAGACATTATTTTACCTATTATAGAGAAATTAATCTCTTTTAAATTCTTTTCTATTAAAGGAGATTGCTCTTTTTGACCTACGATCCCATTATAGATTACATCTATAGGTGCATTTATCCCTTTAAGTACTTCATCTTTTATAGCGTTGGAAATTGCTACTATATGAGATGCATTTTCATAAAAAAACTTTATGATTTTTTTAGGTAAAAAATGTTTTAACTTATAATCTAACCAACCGAATTCTCTTATATGCCATATATGAGGCTTCTTAAGTAAATAAGCCAAAAAGGCTCCTAAACCAAAGACAGAAGAGTTTGAATATATTATATCTATCTTTTTTTTATTAGCAAAGTTTAAAATGTAGGGAAACTTCAAAACATCTAAGAATATTTTACCTGGTAGTTTATATTTCTTCTTTTCCCATATCATCCATGGGAAAAAATGAATACATTTAACATCAATATCATTCTTAATCAGTAAATCCCTAAAATCCCCTTTTTCTGCTAATAGTACAATTGGAATTACTCCTTTTTTTTTTAAGCCTATTATTAAATCAAACAAGGACCTATTGGCACCATAGAGTGAACCATAATGAGAAATAAATAAGATTTTCACTAGATTTATTTTGAAGTTTTAAATCGAAGTTTAGCTCAAAATCAAACTTGAAACTTCTTGCCACATCAAATCATTTTTATCTTTTATCACACTATTTGCGTTTCTAATAACATTTCTTAAACTCAAATTTTCATCAAATTGAATTAAATCTTGTAAAGATCTTAGCATCTCTAATTCATTTGGCTTATCATATACATAATCTTCCATCCTATAGTCTTCAAATAACATTTTATATTTATGTGACCATCCTATGCCTAAACAAGGTACGTTACTAGAGAAAGCTGAGGCAATTGAATGAAACCTAGAACCAACTAAAAACAATGATCCCGCAATTAAATGTTTAATCTCTATTGGATCATCTATTTGTATCAAACTACAATATTCAGCAGAAATTAATTCTAATAATTTTTTTGCTAAAACCATATCTCCACTAGTAGAATCATGTACTAATATTTTGATTTGTATATTTTCTTTAACTAAAACATCAGCCATCTTCTTTAATAATGGAATATAATTTTCTTTCCATGAAGCATCACCTTTATCAAGCATTCGTTCATTGGGGACTATACAACAATATTTAGGATCAATATTAGTCTGTATATCTTCATTATTCATCGTCAATGTGATGTCAGGTGCCAATTTCACTTTGTTAGATTTAGTATCTGAAAGTTTATCTAGATACATTTTAGAAACCTTATCTCTCGCATAAATTAAATCGGCACTTTTAACTACTTTTAGCATTTCATATTTTATTCCTTGCTTTTCAAAAGAACCAAAAGCTTGAGGAAGAGTTATATATTTAATTTGATGTTTTTTAGCTTTCTTTAATAAATAGTTAAGGTTTTCAATAGGACTAATACCCCAAAGGTCACCATAAGCAAAACCCGCAATATCAATTATTACATCTATTTCAGAGAATTTTATATCGCCTTTTGTAAAAGACTTTAAGTGATTAATTAAAAAACCAAACTCAAAATATATTTTAAATTTTTTTTTACTATAACCAACATGAACAATTGGCCTTTTTAATAGCTTTACATCGTCAGCTAAAAGAGGCTCTGGAAGTGGAAGATAATTACTAAACACAATAGTAACTCCATTTAATCTTTTCCTAATTTCTTTCATTACTGTCATTACCATAAGGTATGCACCTTTATTATGAAATTGTCCTCCTATAATTAAAATATTCATATTACTTTATTAGTTTGTTAATTTTCACTACTTCATCCGCTGATCTCTTTTTTGAAAATGGTATCTTACCATTCGGATCAGGATAGCCCACTCCTATCATCATAATTACGAACTCAGAAGCCTTCAAATCTAAAACATTTCTAATTTTAGCCTCTCGATCTGGTAGATTAGGCCAATTGATGCATACACTCCCCAATCCTAAAGTTTCAAGAGCAAATAAAAATGCCATAGCTGCAAGTGAAGCATCTATAACTGGAGCATTTATATCTCTCTCATCAAAATAGCCACTATAATTACCCACAATCACTATTACTGTAGGTATATCATATCCGGCAACTCCTCCAGGTATTTGAGATAACTTTTTCACAATAGACTTCTCATTATAAAAGTAGTATTGAAAAGACTGCCTATTACATGCACTTGGAGACATTTTAGCAATATCATAAGCTTTTTTAATCACATCTTCACTTACTTCTTTATCAATAAAATGCCTTATACTTCTTCTTCTCAAAGCCATATTCATCAACTGACTATAAGAAATATCTGATTGAGCTCTTTCTGATTCTAAATATGGAATTTCATTTTCAGCAAAACGATTTGTACTTAATAAAGGCTGGAAAACCGAATAAGCTTTCTTTACCTTTTCAGTATGTTCTACTTTAGAAAAATATTCTTTCAATACCGCTTTTCCCCAAGTAATACTATCTTCATCAAAGGCCGAATTCTTTTCTCCTTCTCTTAGACAATAAACTGTATCATAAATATAATCCTCTGCAAATACGTCTTTTAAAGTAGCATAAGATAGCCCTTTTTCCAATCGATGAATATTTCGCCTAAAGTTAAATAGATTGTATTTACTCTTTCTATTACTTTTTGTCCCTAAGTAAAGTGCCTCAAACTTATATCTTAACTTTACATAAGTATCAACCAACCAACATACATACCCAAGACCAATAAAGCTTAAGAAAACAATGATATATTTTTTGATTTTATATAAAATTATTTGAAATACTCTTCTTAAAATTTGCATTGCAAAAAATATTATTTCAGAAATCGGAAGACAAAAAAAGATGAAAATAAAAGTCTTAAAAACTCAAATGTTTTTTTATCAAAAACTGCAAAAAGTATAACAGCACAAAATAAAGAAATTATACTAGCAATAGCAGCACCTTCTCCCCCCATTGTTGGAATAAGTAAAAAATTTAATCCCACATTCGCTATTACTCCAAGTAAATGTCTTAATAATGAAAACTTAGTTAATTTTTCAACAATTAGCCATCTACTTAACACAATAGCTAAAAAGGACAAAACTAATGTCCAAATATGTATTCTTACTATAGAAACTGCCGGTAAAAATTCTTCTCCAAACGAATAGTAAACTATTTGATTTGCAAATAAATAAATACCTAAGCCTAAGAATCCAGCAATTAACATCATCAATAATATTAGTTTCTGCATTTTCAGCTTATAACCTTTTATATCGACTTTTTTACTCTCGATAATAGCAGGAAAAAATGTACCTACTAAAAGACCTGGAATAAAAGAGAAAAGCTCTGATATCTTAACTGCAACGCCATAGTACCCACCTTGAATATCATCTAGCATTTCTACTATCATAATCTGATCAATTTTTACATATAAAATTGCACCTGCAGATGAAATGACCATTGGCCAAGCTTCACTCATGAGTTCTTTAGCTAAGTCTTTTTTAAACTTCCATTTATTGAGTTTTTCCTTTGCTTTATGTTTATAAAAAAATAATAAGCCTATTACACCAAATACTTCTTCAAAAAAGAAAATGAATCCTAATAGAATTAAAGGCCATTCTAATAAAATAAAAAATATAATTAATACAGACCTTATCCCATAACCAATATTGCGAGCAATAACTCTATATTTTGATTGAACAATTGCGTCAAAATATAATTCAATTACAGTGATAGGAGTTAAAACTACCTTTAAGCCAATTAATAAGCTCAATAAAACCTTTGGCGGGAAACTATTATACTCTACATATAAGAAAGCAGCTAATACAACATAACAAATTATTGAGGCAATCAGCCTTATATAAAAGATAGTACCTGCTGTTTCATTATGTTGGTCTTTATTTTCAACTAAAAACTTTATTGCTACACCATGTAAACCAGCTACTCCAATTGCAGTAACAATTGCAGCATTTGCTAAAGCATAACTTAAAACTCCAAAAGTTGCAGGCCCTAGAAACCTAGCAAGCCAAATCATCACAAAATAGCCTCCTACCATTCTCAATCCGTAATCGAAAAGTAACCAACCTATGTTTTGGATATATTTTTTTGAAATAGTAATTGGAAGCATTCAGTTGAAAAAGCTAAACCTTATAGTTCTATAAAAAATTTGTTTGTGCTGTGAGACTAACTCTAGCAAAAAATCCAAACAAGATTTTATTAAAGTCTTGCAAAGCTAACATTATTTTTAAGATAAAAACTACCTAAATATTATTTATATATGTAATGTTTTTGTCCTATTTAACCTTCTTTTTACCCAATCGTAAAAAACAACTATCAATTTGCTGGTTTTCAGTATATATTTTGCTTATTTCGAATAAAAGATATTATTTGAACAATTATTTGATTTTTTGACAAACATTTTTTTTCAACTAAATACTGCAAAATGATTTTAGGTGATTCGTATTTCATAATCGAGGCAGTGGTAATTCTCGTAATTATTCTGGCTCAGTTAGGTGTATTTTTTAGCAATAACAACACTATCAGAAAAATTAGAAAAATTTTCCCGGCAGGTCACAAATTGGGGTTTGAATACACAAGTTTACACAAAGATGGCACAGGCACTGACGAGGATACAGCTCTAATAGAAGCCAACAAAATTGCGCTAATCAAAAAAGATAATTCATATAGCAAAACTTTTATTGAAATAGTTGAAGCGACAAACAACTATATAATTAGAAACAAAGGGGCGGCTAACATTACCGATGTACAAGATCTTGCCGAAAGAAAATCTAAAACTTTGGAAGATAGCATCGATACATCTATTGCGTTTCCGCTATACTTAGGTCTATTAGGTACATTTACTGGTGTAATTATCGGTCTTATTAAAATTGCTAGTATGGGTGTCAGCGACTCAGCCATACAATCTTTTATAGGTGGTGTATTAATAGGTATGATAGCCTCTGCTTTCGGACTATTTTTAACTGTAAGAAGTAATTACATATATAAAGAGGCTAAAAAAGATCGTGATAATGATCTTTATGAATACCTCAACTTTATTAGAATTAACCTTATATCAAGATCGTACAAAGCAATGCCGGTTGATATGAAGAAAATTCAATATCAACTTTCTGCTTTTACAGATGAGTTTACCAGCTACCAACATAATTTAAGTACTTCTTTAGGTAATACGCTTAAGCGATTTGAAGAATTACAAGAAGTGATGGAAGGTATTAAAGGTCTCGAGCCAGGTTTAAAACACATTGCCCAATCTATAAGAGACAATAACGATTTGGTAGTAAAACAATCTGAGACGATTGGTAACATTACCAGAAGAACTGCCAGCATGACTCAAGAAATTGATGATCACTTAATTAGAGTAGATGGAAAAATTCAACAACTTGCTGTAAGTGAAAATGGTGCTTCAACAGATATTTACGAAGAAAGTAAAACTGTAAATAAAGCGATACTTGCCAGATTAGAAGAAACAGAATCTTCTAACAAACAAATCGCGGCACAAATCGGAAACCTTTATTCTTTCTTACAAAAATCGTTAGACGGTTCTGAGTCAAGTAGTGGAAGTTTTCTTAACTCTTTCACATTCCGCCTATTTACCTTTTTAGGTACTATTCTCTTTATTTTAGGAATCACTATTGGCATTTGGTATCTCAGCAATGAGATTATCCCACTTTATATGTAAGAAATTGATTAAAAAATCGAGTTTATTAATTTCCATGAATCTCAAAACATCACTGTTATGAAAAACGATTCTAAAAATATATTCTGGGCAAGTTATGC
It includes:
- a CDS encoding glycosyltransferase family 4 protein; protein product: MKVAINGRFLSQPLTGVQRFAIELTKELLKIYSDIRILMPKASSRLDEANSEFNCNIIEVGCFSGVIWEQIELPIWIKKNNAFLINFGNTAPILLSRQIAVIHDISFVRYPKNYSIFFRAYYRIAIPIILRRAKYIATVSEFSKNEICGFYDVSTEKVSVIYNGVSRFFEKLKTIEKNNINTNKYILSVSSIKPQKNFKGLIEAFNKIDDNVLELILVGDISNKIYENETYKIDYNKKDRVKFVGRVSDKELKELYFNALFFVFPSFYEGFGIPPIEAQNCGLPVICSNVSSLPEVMKDSVLYCNPKDPNDIKEKIELLINDTELRNKLRNKGIENAKNFSWKKSALLLADIINKDIMNEK
- a CDS encoding glycosyltransferase family 2 protein; amino-acid sequence: MMNSSKPKISIIIAVYNSASYLNQCLESCIKQTYPEVEVIVIDGGSTDGSVEIIKTYDKNLHYWISESDEGIYDAWNKGLKKASGEWICFIGSDDFLWNKNVLDELYQELLDAKERKIRLLYGKVNIVSEKNLNILSIEGKPWSICKPKIKNYMTFMHCGTFHHIGLFKEYGYFNSSFKLAGDYEFILRELKKTDRDAMFVDNVTVVGMRIGGVSNSLNSRLEAAKETSLARKVNNINNFSKELFFWKLRLRIYEKVRVIFGKSLSNNLANYYKYFKTGKKIWSEGEK
- a CDS encoding glycosyltransferase — encoded protein: MKILFISHYGSLYGANRSLFDLIIGLKKKGVIPIVLLAEKGDFRDLLIKNDIDVKCIHFFPWMIWEKKKYKLPGKIFLDVLKFPYILNFANKKKIDIIYSNSSVFGLGAFLAYLLKKPHIWHIREFGWLDYKLKHFLPKKIIKFFYENASHIVAISNAIKDEVLKGINAPIDVIYNGIVGQKEQSPLIEKNLKEINFSIIGKIMSTKGQHVALKAFKRFNDNFQNSNLFIVGDGDDKYLHDLENYVLLNGLKEKVKFTGYITDVESVYINTHVLLMCSQFEGMGRVTIEAMSRGIPVIGFSSGGTIELINNGINGLLYHKFEDDQELHSLMLEMVKSQNIYKSYCEEALLSSKRFSKERYVNSIWQIIDSNISKSTYY
- a CDS encoding polysaccharide pyruvyl transferase family protein produces the protein MNILIIGGQFHNKGAYLMVMTVMKEIRKRLNGVTIVFSNYLPLPEPLLADDVKLLKRPIVHVGYSKKKFKIYFEFGFLINHLKSFTKGDIKFSEIDVIIDIAGFAYGDLWGISPIENLNYLLKKAKKHQIKYITLPQAFGSFEKQGIKYEMLKVVKSADLIYARDKVSKMYLDKLSDTKSNKVKLAPDITLTMNNEDIQTNIDPKYCCIVPNERMLDKGDASWKENYIPLLKKMADVLVKENIQIKILVHDSTSGDMVLAKKLLELISAEYCSLIQIDDPIEIKHLIAGSLFLVGSRFHSIASAFSSNVPCLGIGWSHKYKMLFEDYRMEDYVYDKPNELEMLRSLQDLIQFDENLSLRNVIRNANSVIKDKNDLMWQEVSSLILS
- a CDS encoding nitroreductase family protein gives rise to the protein MQILRRVFQIILYKIKKYIIVFLSFIGLGYVCWLVDTYVKLRYKFEALYLGTKSNRKSKYNLFNFRRNIHRLEKGLSYATLKDVFAEDYIYDTVYCLREGEKNSAFDEDSITWGKAVLKEYFSKVEHTEKVKKAYSVFQPLLSTNRFAENEIPYLESERAQSDISYSQLMNMALRRRSIRHFIDKEVSEDVIKKAYDIAKMSPSACNRQSFQYYFYNEKSIVKKLSQIPGGVAGYDIPTVIVIVGNYSGYFDERDINAPVIDASLAAMAFLFALETLGLGSVCINWPNLPDREAKIRNVLDLKASEFVIMMIGVGYPDPNGKIPFSKKRSADEVVKINKLIK
- a CDS encoding flippase, which encodes MLPITISKKYIQNIGWLLFDYGLRMVGGYFVMIWLARFLGPATFGVLSYALANAAIVTAIGVAGLHGVAIKFLVENKDQHNETAGTIFYIRLIASIICYVVLAAFLYVEYNSFPPKVLLSLLIGLKVVLTPITVIELYFDAIVQSKYRVIARNIGYGIRSVLIIFFILLEWPLILLGFIFFFEEVFGVIGLLFFYKHKAKEKLNKWKFKKDLAKELMSEAWPMVISSAGAILYVKIDQIMIVEMLDDIQGGYYGVAVKISELFSFIPGLLVGTFFPAIIESKKVDIKGYKLKMQKLILLMMLIAGFLGLGIYLFANQIVYYSFGEEFLPAVSIVRIHIWTLVLSFLAIVLSRWLIVEKLTKFSLLRHLLGVIANVGLNFLLIPTMGGEGAAIASIISLFCAVILFAVFDKKTFEFLRLLFSSFFVFRFLK
- a CDS encoding MotA/TolQ/ExbB proton channel family protein, giving the protein MILGDSYFIIEAVVILVIILAQLGVFFSNNNTIRKIRKIFPAGHKLGFEYTSLHKDGTGTDEDTALIEANKIALIKKDNSYSKTFIEIVEATNNYIIRNKGAANITDVQDLAERKSKTLEDSIDTSIAFPLYLGLLGTFTGVIIGLIKIASMGVSDSAIQSFIGGVLIGMIASAFGLFLTVRSNYIYKEAKKDRDNDLYEYLNFIRINLISRSYKAMPVDMKKIQYQLSAFTDEFTSYQHNLSTSLGNTLKRFEELQEVMEGIKGLEPGLKHIAQSIRDNNDLVVKQSETIGNITRRTASMTQEIDDHLIRVDGKIQQLAVSENGASTDIYEESKTVNKAILARLEETESSNKQIAAQIGNLYSFLQKSLDGSESSSGSFLNSFTFRLFTFLGTILFILGITIGIWYLSNEIIPLYM